Proteins from a genomic interval of Clostridium sp. AN503:
- a CDS encoding response regulator transcription factor gives MANEKILVVDDELSVRMALKTAFTREGMLVEEASGGREALELLEERVYDLIVLDVMMQDMDGYMILQKLRSDHNLTPVLMLSGRQEEMDQVLGLGLGADDYLTKPFHLSVLIQKVKALIRRNSIYSRQRQNHITVGPFTFDLMKLECYKDGALLPFTARELALFRFFMEHPGQVFTREQLYRQVWNENVVDDNTIMVYMKRVREKIEKDSRNPVYLRTVRGIGYIFDGR, from the coding sequence GTGGCAAATGAGAAAATTCTTGTGGTAGATGACGAGCTTTCTGTCCGCATGGCGCTTAAGACTGCATTTACCCGGGAGGGGATGCTGGTGGAGGAGGCGTCAGGAGGACGGGAGGCCCTGGAGCTTTTGGAAGAGCGGGTCTATGACCTGATCGTGCTGGATGTGATGATGCAGGATATGGATGGGTATATGATCTTGCAGAAGCTGCGTTCAGACCACAACCTGACGCCGGTGCTGATGCTCAGCGGCAGGCAGGAGGAGATGGACCAGGTGCTGGGACTTGGACTGGGCGCGGATGATTACCTGACGAAGCCATTTCACTTGTCGGTGCTGATCCAGAAGGTGAAGGCGCTCATACGCAGGAACAGCATCTACAGCAGGCAGCGGCAGAATCATATCACGGTGGGGCCGTTCACCTTTGACCTGATGAAGCTGGAGTGCTATAAGGACGGGGCGCTCCTTCCCTTTACGGCAAGAGAACTGGCATTGTTCCGGTTCTTCATGGAGCACCCGGGCCAGGTATTTACCAGGGAACAGCTCTACCGCCAGGTGTGGAATGAAAATGTTGTGGATGACAATACGATCATGGTATATATGAAGCGGGTGCGGGAGAAAATAGAAAAAGACAGCCGCAATCCGGTATATTTAAGGACCGTCAGGGGAATCGGGTACATATTCGATGGCAGATAA
- a CDS encoding citrate:proton symporter: MIALVGFAMIVLIVVLLLKGKMSPIVVLALIPTAAALLLGYGPVEVAGFIKDGISTTTSNGILFIFSVIYFGVMSDTGMFDVIVNFLVKKAGNNVIAVTVATAVIATIAHLDGTTATTVLITIPALYPVYKAMKIDTRILLCLTGACMGVMNLLPWGGPVARAATVLAMDANELWHILIPIQIVGLIFNIVLAVLLGMFAVKKGAGAGKGEVVAQDQKAKDEEEALRRPKLLIFNLALTIGLVAILSVGVVTSYVAFLVALCLALAVNYPSLKVQDKLIKKHAPAALIISATLFSAGAMVGIFDGTGMLTEMANAIMGVIPGFLGQFIHIIFGILALPLGLCIGTDAYFYGIMPLVMQVGETYGVASLSTALTMVIGKNLALMVSPLVPATYLAIGLADTELKDHMKFSIPVYWVVSLCMLVIGVIFGIIPL, translated from the coding sequence ATGATAGCTTTAGTCGGATTTGCCATGATCGTACTGATCGTAGTTCTGCTCCTGAAAGGGAAAATGTCACCGATCGTTGTGCTGGCGCTGATTCCAACAGCGGCGGCGCTGCTTCTTGGTTATGGGCCGGTGGAGGTAGCCGGGTTCATCAAGGACGGGATCAGTACCACAACCAGCAACGGAATCCTGTTTATCTTTTCTGTCATCTATTTTGGCGTGATGTCGGACACCGGAATGTTCGACGTGATCGTCAACTTCCTGGTGAAGAAGGCGGGAAATAACGTGATCGCCGTCACAGTCGCAACGGCGGTTATCGCGACGATCGCCCACCTGGACGGCACCACAGCCACCACGGTCCTGATCACCATACCGGCTCTGTATCCGGTTTACAAGGCGATGAAGATCGACACAAGGATCCTTTTATGTCTGACAGGGGCCTGTATGGGGGTTATGAACCTGCTTCCGTGGGGAGGCCCGGTGGCAAGGGCCGCGACGGTTCTGGCTATGGACGCCAATGAGCTGTGGCATATCCTGATCCCGATCCAGATCGTGGGTCTTATCTTCAATATTGTTCTGGCTGTCCTCCTGGGCATGTTTGCCGTGAAGAAGGGCGCAGGAGCAGGCAAAGGGGAAGTGGTTGCCCAGGACCAGAAGGCAAAGGACGAGGAAGAAGCACTCAGACGGCCGAAGCTTCTGATCTTCAACCTGGCGCTGACCATCGGCCTGGTTGCGATCCTGTCAGTGGGTGTGGTCACCAGCTATGTGGCATTCCTGGTTGCGCTGTGCCTGGCTCTGGCAGTCAACTATCCGAGCCTGAAGGTTCAGGATAAACTGATCAAGAAGCATGCTCCGGCAGCGCTGATCATCTCCGCCACTCTGTTCAGTGCGGGGGCCATGGTGGGAATCTTTGACGGTACCGGGATGCTGACTGAGATGGCCAATGCGATCATGGGTGTGATCCCTGGATTTTTGGGGCAGTTTATCCATATTATCTTTGGTATCCTGGCATTGCCGCTGGGCTTGTGCATCGGCACAGACGCGTATTTCTATGGCATCATGCCGCTTGTCATGCAGGTAGGAGAAACTTATGGGGTCGCATCTTTAAGCACAGCACTTACAATGGTGATCGGCAAGAATCTGGCGCTGATGGTCAGTCCGCTGGTTCCGGCCACCTATCTTGCTATTGGACTGGCGGACACGGAATTGAAGGACCACATGAAATTCAGTATTCCGGTTTACTGGGTGGTCAGCCTCTGCATGCTGGTGATCGGCGTGATCTTTGGGATCATTCCGTTATAA
- a CDS encoding YkgJ family cysteine cluster protein: protein MLREVSLEEISDGRKYSLNDMAKVGCDDCSGCSSCCRGMGESIVLDPYDIYRMTAGLKKSPQQLLAENLELHVVDGIILPNLGMKGEEESCSFLNEGGRCSIHPYRPGICRLFPLGRCYEDGSFSYFLQIHECRKENRTKVKVRKWIDTPDAARYDRYIVDWHYFLKSLQEMMQSQAQTAKEISMYVLQNFYLTEYQPGGGFYEEFYSRLKTAEQWTKNFPS from the coding sequence ATGCTTAGAGAAGTGAGCCTGGAGGAAATCTCCGACGGCAGAAAATACAGTCTGAACGATATGGCAAAGGTGGGCTGCGATGACTGCAGCGGCTGCTCCTCCTGCTGCCGCGGGATGGGGGAATCCATTGTGCTGGACCCATATGACATATACCGCATGACGGCGGGACTGAAGAAAAGTCCCCAGCAGCTATTGGCGGAGAACTTGGAACTCCATGTGGTGGATGGGATCATTCTCCCCAATCTGGGGATGAAGGGGGAGGAGGAGAGCTGTTCTTTCTTAAATGAGGGAGGCAGGTGCTCCATTCACCCGTACCGTCCGGGCATCTGTCGTCTGTTTCCGCTGGGGCGGTGCTATGAGGACGGCAGTTTTTCGTATTTCCTTCAGATCCACGAATGCAGGAAGGAGAACCGCACCAAGGTCAAGGTGCGCAAATGGATCGATACGCCGGACGCGGCGCGGTATGACCGGTATATCGTTGACTGGCATTATTTTTTAAAGAGCCTGCAGGAAATGATGCAGAGTCAGGCTCAGACGGCAAAAGAGATCAGTATGTATGTGCTCCAGAACTTTTATTTGACGGAATACCAGCCCGGCGGCGGGTTCTATGAAGAGTTTTACAGCCGGCTGAAAACGGCAGAGCAGTGGACAAAGAATTTCCCTTCTTAA
- a CDS encoding Hsp20/alpha crystallin family protein, with protein sequence MLFTPSRRNYGFDVFDDFFNDPFFTTPARGNNNTLMRTDIKDDGANYLLEMELPGFKKEDIKAELKDGYLTISATHEENKDEKDANGKLLRQERYSGSCKRSFYVGEALKQEDIRAGFENGILKLQFPKEAPKQVEETPKYIQIEG encoded by the coding sequence ATGTTATTCACACCATCAAGAAGAAACTATGGATTCGATGTATTTGACGACTTTTTTAACGACCCGTTCTTTACCACCCCCGCCCGCGGCAACAACAATACGCTGATGCGTACAGATATCAAGGACGACGGCGCCAACTACCTGCTGGAGATGGAGCTTCCGGGCTTCAAGAAAGAGGACATCAAGGCAGAGCTGAAGGACGGCTATCTCACCATCTCCGCCACCCACGAGGAGAACAAAGATGAGAAAGACGCGAACGGCAAACTGCTGCGGCAGGAACGCTACAGCGGCTCCTGCAAGAGAAGCTTCTATGTAGGCGAGGCCCTGAAGCAGGAAGATATCCGCGCTGGTTTTGAGAACGGAATCTTAAAGCTTCAATTCCCGAAAGAAGCGCCGAAGCAGGTCGAGGAAACACCGAAATATATCCAGATTGAAGGCTGA
- a CDS encoding low molecular weight protein-tyrosine-phosphatase — MRKDNNKCWNVLFTCHGNICRSPMAEFVMKDMVEKIGLAEHFHISSAATSTEEIGNPVHRGTRERLKREGISVAGKTAVQLKKSDYAAYDYLIGMDDWNIRNMLRMLGGDPEGKVYKLLDFSNSKRTDGKNVLKNTGRDVADPWYTGDFEATYQDVMDGCSGLLEHILENESRD; from the coding sequence ATGAGAAAAGACAATAATAAATGTTGGAATGTGCTTTTTACGTGCCATGGAAATATTTGCAGAAGCCCAATGGCCGAGTTCGTCATGAAAGATATGGTAGAAAAAATAGGACTTGCGGAGCATTTTCATATATCCTCTGCCGCCACCAGCACCGAGGAGATCGGCAACCCGGTACACCGGGGGACCAGGGAGCGGCTGAAGCGGGAGGGCATCAGTGTAGCTGGAAAGACTGCCGTACAGCTAAAGAAGTCAGACTACGCCGCATATGATTATCTGATCGGCATGGACGACTGGAATATCCGCAATATGCTGCGGATGTTGGGGGGAGACCCGGAGGGGAAAGTCTACAAGCTGTTGGACTTTTCCAACAGCAAAAGAACGGATGGAAAGAATGTTCTTAAGAATACCGGACGCGATGTGGCTGACCCATGGTATACGGGGGATTTTGAGGCTACCTACCAGGATGTGATGGATGGCTGCAGCGGACTGCTGGAGCATATCCTGGAAAATGAAAGCCGGGATTGA
- a CDS encoding methylated-DNA--[protein]-cysteine S-methyltransferase produces the protein MYYMTNYDSPIGQLTLASDGVHLVGLWMKDQKYFGGAIKLELASGKVVSEDKLPVFYMVKDWLDRYFAGEKPEIMELSLSPAGSDFRQEVWKLLCEIPYGEVTTYGAIAAKMAEKLQKKTMSAQAVGGAVGHNPISIIIPCHRLVGANGSLTGYAGGVEKKIRLLELEGVDVSVFTVPGKGILNEKRQ, from the coding sequence ATGTATTACATGACAAATTATGATTCTCCCATAGGACAGCTGACACTGGCAAGTGACGGAGTACATCTTGTCGGCCTGTGGATGAAAGACCAGAAGTATTTTGGCGGAGCCATAAAGTTGGAATTAGCTTCCGGAAAAGTGGTCTCAGAAGATAAGCTTCCAGTATTTTATATGGTAAAAGACTGGCTGGACCGCTATTTTGCGGGAGAAAAGCCGGAGATCATGGAACTGTCTCTCTCACCTGCCGGAAGTGATTTTCGACAGGAGGTTTGGAAGCTGCTCTGTGAGATCCCCTATGGGGAGGTCACGACTTATGGGGCGATTGCCGCGAAGATGGCAGAGAAGCTTCAAAAAAAGACCATGTCGGCCCAAGCGGTTGGGGGAGCGGTGGGGCATAATCCCATATCAATCATAATACCTTGCCACAGACTGGTGGGCGCCAATGGAAGTTTGACCGGTTACGCCGGAGGGGTCGAGAAAAAGATAAGGCTGTTGGAGTTGGAGGGTGTGGATGTGTCCGTGTTTACGGTTCCGGGGAAGGGGATTTTAAATGAGAAAAGACAATAA
- a CDS encoding acetyltransferase, producing MKSLLIWGAGDQGMVTLDCALSMNQYGRIDFLEIKERGSRLMEGCRLYREEDIEPECFFHSYDEVIVATGDNDIREAKCAVLESMGVSLASVIHPLAFISPSANLEKGCMVFAYAVIHTHASVGKSCIINTGAVVEHDCMVGDFVNVCPNAAVAGHCRIGRKSFIGVGASVKDEVGIGEEAIIGAGAAVVREIPDRATAVGVPARVIRRREF from the coding sequence TTGAAAAGCTTGTTGATCTGGGGGGCTGGCGACCAGGGGATGGTGACCCTGGACTGTGCCCTGTCAATGAACCAATACGGCAGAATTGATTTTCTGGAAATAAAAGAGCGGGGGAGCCGTCTTATGGAGGGCTGCAGGCTGTACCGGGAGGAAGACATAGAACCGGAATGCTTCTTCCATTCCTATGACGAAGTGATCGTGGCGACAGGGGATAATGATATCCGGGAAGCAAAGTGCGCTGTCCTGGAGTCTATGGGAGTATCATTGGCTTCTGTCATCCATCCGTTGGCATTCATCAGTCCATCAGCGAATTTGGAAAAGGGCTGTATGGTATTTGCATATGCTGTCATCCACACCCATGCGTCGGTCGGTAAGAGCTGCATCATAAATACCGGCGCAGTTGTGGAGCATGACTGTATGGTTGGAGATTTTGTGAATGTCTGTCCCAATGCGGCTGTTGCCGGCCATTGCAGGATAGGCCGGAAGTCGTTCATTGGCGTGGGCGCAAGTGTGAAGGATGAGGTTGGGATCGGTGAAGAAGCCATAATCGGTGCGGGAGCGGCTGTAGTCAGGGAGATCCCGGACCGTGCGACTGCAGTGGGGGTTCCGGCGCGGGTGATCAGGCGCAGAGAATTCTGA
- a CDS encoding PHP domain-containing protein, with translation MGKQKFNLHTHTARCGHAEGLDIQYIQSAVEAGFEMLGFSEHIPFVELRRPDCRMFYEHKEEYLSSIGRLQRIFSNQITIRTGYEVEYMEDHEEYLMQMRRECDYMILGQHCKFIGYEYDCFCSDEDVLFYTKQIEQALAKDFITCVAHPDYYLLGRRFFSKACEEAAHRIAKASIQYDVPLEINLNGFHYGKKTYAFYDRPDIREERYPYPFREFWEIAASYGCKVLYGYDAHTPIAFQEADRERKAGEILKGIPLNFVETIQLR, from the coding sequence ATGGGAAAACAGAAGTTTAATCTTCATACGCACACAGCGAGATGCGGCCATGCGGAGGGACTGGATATCCAGTATATCCAGAGCGCAGTGGAGGCAGGATTTGAAATGTTAGGGTTCAGCGAGCATATTCCTTTTGTGGAGCTTAGGCGCCCGGACTGCCGGATGTTTTATGAACATAAGGAAGAGTATCTGTCATCGATCGGTCGGCTGCAAAGGATATTCAGCAACCAGATCACGATCAGGACCGGATATGAAGTGGAGTATATGGAGGACCATGAGGAGTATCTGATGCAGATGAGGCGGGAATGTGATTATATGATATTGGGCCAGCACTGTAAGTTCATCGGTTATGAGTATGACTGTTTTTGCTCTGATGAGGATGTCCTGTTTTATACAAAACAGATTGAGCAGGCTCTGGCAAAGGATTTTATAACCTGCGTAGCGCATCCGGATTATTATTTGCTGGGGAGGCGTTTTTTTTCCAAAGCCTGCGAGGAGGCAGCCCATCGGATCGCAAAAGCCAGCATCCAATATGATGTACCTCTGGAGATCAATCTAAATGGATTTCATTATGGGAAAAAGACTTATGCCTTCTATGACAGGCCAGACATCCGGGAGGAGCGGTATCCCTACCCGTTCCGGGAATTCTGGGAGATCGCGGCTTCCTACGGATGTAAGGTGCTGTATGGCTATGACGCCCACACTCCGATTGCGTTTCAGGAAGCAGACAGAGAGAGAAAGGCCGGTGAGATATTGAAGGGGATTCCGCTTAACTTTGTTGAGACAATCCAGTTAAGGTAG
- a CDS encoding PHP domain-containing protein, with amino-acid sequence MIDLHMHSRYSDDGEYTPAELVEQCAAQGIETMSITDHNCVRGVPEALEAAREKGITCIPGVEIDCVYEGVNFHVLGYGIDFDSSDFSQIESSVERQNIRASQVMLKKTQKLGFEKVTEQDMQEVSRGCYRKDVWTGEMFAEVLLGMPEYADHPLLDAYRPGGPRSSNPYVNFYWDFYSQGKSCYVKIDFPPMKEIVDMIHRNHGTAVLAHPGVNLRGREHLLDGILSLGVEGVEAFSSYHTPELSRFFYQKAAENGRIVTCGSDFHGKTKPSIRLGEAVFAPGMDERLVKLPERRAL; translated from the coding sequence ATGATTGATCTGCATATGCACAGCCGCTACAGTGATGATGGGGAATACACACCGGCAGAGCTGGTGGAACAGTGTGCGGCACAGGGAATTGAAACCATGTCCATTACGGACCATAACTGCGTTCGGGGAGTACCGGAAGCGCTGGAGGCTGCGAGGGAAAAGGGGATCACTTGTATTCCGGGGGTGGAGATCGACTGTGTATACGAAGGTGTGAATTTCCATGTGCTTGGATACGGGATTGATTTTGACAGCAGTGATTTTAGTCAGATTGAGAGCAGTGTAGAGAGGCAGAATATCAGAGCGTCACAGGTGATGCTCAAAAAAACGCAGAAGCTGGGTTTTGAGAAGGTGACGGAACAGGATATGCAGGAAGTATCCAGGGGATGCTACCGGAAGGATGTATGGACGGGGGAGATGTTCGCCGAGGTGCTGCTTGGCATGCCGGAATATGCGGATCATCCGCTGTTAGATGCATACCGGCCCGGAGGCCCGCGCAGCAGCAATCCCTATGTGAATTTCTATTGGGATTTTTATTCCCAGGGCAAATCCTGTTATGTGAAGATTGATTTTCCGCCCATGAAAGAGATCGTTGATATGATCCACAGGAATCATGGGACCGCGGTTTTAGCACACCCAGGCGTGAATTTAAGAGGAAGGGAGCATTTGCTGGATGGGATCCTTTCACTGGGGGTAGAAGGAGTAGAGGCTTTTTCCAGCTACCATACTCCTGAGCTGTCGCGGTTTTTCTATCAAAAGGCGGCGGAGAATGGAAGGATAGTCACCTGCGGCAGCGATTTTCATGGAAAAACAAAACCCTCCATCCGGCTGGGAGAAGCGGTGTTTGCGCCAGGGATGGACGAAAGGCTGGTGAAACTGCCGGAAAGGAGAGCTCTGTGA